One Candidatus Campbellbacteria bacterium genomic region harbors:
- a CDS encoding conjugal transfer protein TraC produces the protein MGLFDIIKGKKKDTVQITPVLPKDIYEAGVLELQDVIAPSALKITPRALNLGDSVVRTFFVISYPRFLPDNWLSPIINMDKIFDLSLSIIPVDTAQVLKEFRKRVAEVQSQIHMREEKGLVRDPMLDSAYENLESLRDQLQQATEKLFDVGLYISIYSENENDLDKIESEIRSLLESRLIYLKPALFQQEQGFKSILPIGTDELGIHNKLNTAPLSSFFPFVSFDLSSNKGILYGVNRHNSGLILFDRFSMPNYNSVMFATAGAGKSYATKLEILRTLMFETEVIVIDPEREYEIMASAMGGRYFDISLTSQHHINPFDLPPVREDETPANVLRSNIITLVGLFRIMFGGLTPEEDAIIDRAITEVYALKDITGEHDFTGVEPPLLSDFELVLAGMEGGESLVQRLSKYTKGTWAGFINNATNVDINKKFIVFSVRDMEDELKPVAMYLITHYIWSAVRRELKKRLLVVDEAWLMMKDENTASLLFGLAKRGRKYFLGIATITQDVGDFLHSPYGLPIITNSSIQILLKQSPSSIDLVQQTFNLTDEEKFLLLESDRGEGIFFAGLKHVAIKSIASYTEDQIITSDPSQILALKKSREELKESRQTSQQVPDEGPLIEKISRSEEHQNELLTQGMDVKNIE, from the coding sequence TCAAAGGAAAAAAGAAAGATACCGTTCAGATTACCCCTGTGCTTCCAAAAGATATTTATGAGGCGGGTGTACTTGAGCTCCAAGATGTCATTGCACCATCTGCGCTCAAGATAACACCGCGCGCGCTCAATTTGGGAGACAGTGTAGTGCGCACCTTTTTTGTTATTTCATACCCACGATTTCTTCCTGATAACTGGCTCTCGCCAATTATCAATATGGATAAAATATTTGATCTCTCACTCTCCATTATTCCCGTTGATACCGCACAAGTCCTTAAAGAGTTCCGTAAACGTGTTGCCGAAGTACAAAGTCAAATTCACATGCGCGAGGAAAAAGGTCTTGTGCGCGACCCAATGCTTGATAGTGCCTACGAAAACCTCGAATCACTCCGCGACCAACTCCAACAGGCAACAGAAAAACTTTTTGATGTCGGGCTCTACATTTCTATTTATTCAGAAAATGAAAACGACCTTGATAAAATTGAATCAGAGATTCGATCCCTTCTCGAATCTCGTCTTATTTATCTCAAACCAGCACTCTTTCAACAAGAACAAGGATTTAAAAGCATTCTTCCTATTGGCACCGACGAACTTGGTATCCACAACAAACTCAACACCGCGCCACTTTCGAGCTTTTTCCCATTTGTATCATTTGATCTTTCATCAAACAAAGGAATTTTGTACGGAGTTAACCGCCACAACTCAGGCCTTATTCTCTTCGATCGTTTTTCAATGCCAAACTATAACTCGGTGATGTTTGCCACGGCCGGCGCTGGAAAAAGCTACGCAACAAAGCTCGAGATCTTGCGTACGCTTATGTTTGAAACAGAAGTTATTGTGATTGACCCTGAACGTGAATATGAAATCATGGCAAGCGCAATGGGTGGGCGCTATTTTGATATTTCTCTCACGTCTCAACACCACATCAATCCATTTGATTTGCCACCTGTCCGTGAGGACGAAACACCTGCAAACGTACTTCGTTCAAACATTATTACACTCGTCGGACTTTTCCGTATTATGTTTGGAGGACTTACCCCAGAAGAAGATGCCATCATCGATCGCGCAATTACCGAGGTGTATGCACTCAAGGATATTACTGGTGAACACGACTTCACCGGAGTCGAACCGCCACTTCTTTCTGATTTTGAACTCGTACTTGCGGGCATGGAGGGAGGGGAGTCACTTGTACAACGCCTTTCAAAGTACACCAAAGGAACGTGGGCGGGTTTCATCAATAACGCAACGAACGTAGACATCAATAAGAAGTTTATTGTCTTTTCTGTCCGCGATATGGAAGACGAGCTTAAGCCTGTTGCTATGTATTTGATTACGCACTACATCTGGAGTGCTGTTCGTCGAGAACTTAAAAAACGCCTTCTCGTTGTTGATGAGGCGTGGCTTATGATGAAAGATGAGAACACAGCATCACTCTTGTTTGGTCTTGCAAAGCGTGGACGAAAATATTTCCTTGGTATTGCAACCATCACGCAAGACGTGGGCGACTTTTTACATTCTCCGTATGGACTTCCCATTATTACCAACTCATCTATTCAAATCCTTTTAAAGCAGTCTCCGTCATCCATTGATCTCGTGCAACAAACATTCAATCTTACTGATGAAGAAAAATTCTTACTCCTTGAATCAGATCGCGGGGAAGGGATTTTCTTTGCAGGTCTTAAGCACGTGGCAATAAAAAGTATTGCATCATATACAGAGGATCAAATCATCACCTCAGACCCATCGCAAATTCTTGCACTTAAAAAATCGCGCGAGGAGCTCAAAGAGTCACGCCAAACTTCTCAACAAGTACCCGATGAAGGACCTCTTATAGAAAAAATATCTAGGTCCGAAGAACATCAAAACGAACTTCTCACTCAAGGAATGGACGTAAAGAATATAGAGTAA
- a CDS encoding PBP1A family penicillin-binding protein, producing the protein MKHTKHNPYYTATLFILGLGAFIGGIVLLWAATLRLPNFDVFEERKVEQSTKIYDRTGEVLLYDLHENAQRTVIPFDSISRHIKNATVAIEDAEFYQHHGIKWSSFFRAVLVNILSLQYSQGGSTITQQVVKNSLLTQEKTISRKIKEWVLALKLEKNLSKDEILNLYLNEAPYGGSLYGVEEASQGFFHKSAKDVTLAEAAYIAALPQAPTFYSPYGNNVDKLESRKNLVLSRMLEDKFITQEEYDAAKKEVVAFKPRPEKGLLAPHFVFYVRQYLEQKYGQTALEEDGLRVITTLDYELQEQAEKIVKEGAFENEAKFKAENAGLVATDPKTGQILVMVGSRDYFDTKIDGNVNIATAKRQPGSAFKPFVYATAFKKGLTPATVLFDLPTQFSTSCSVQSTQSASPCYYPENYDGKYRGPMSIRDALAQSVNIPAVKALYIAGISNSIKTARDMGISTLTDASRYGLTLVLGGGEVTLLDLTSAYGVFANEGVRNETTAILKVEKSDGTILEEFTAHPSRVLDQNIALQLSDVLSDNVARTPAFGSASGLYFPSTDVAVKTGTTNDYRDVWIIGYTPNISVGAWGGNNDNTSIDKKVAGFVIAPLWHRFMEVALQKYPDTSFPTPTVSKTTKPILNGIWQGGVAHEIDSRTGATATQSTPDVFRKTEVVQNVHSILYWIDKDDPTGPVPSNPGSDPQYAYWEYPIRSWAAQHGYVSGAKTIVTSPLSSSQTSTNSTSIGISGLASSYEKNDTISLKLTLPADYTNTTTDVFIDSTQLSDVTRGSYSLSFPIQFLSPSETVHALYLVFYKKDGSKVGISKTFTVK; encoded by the coding sequence ATGAAACATACAAAACATAACCCTTATTACACAGCAACACTTTTTATTCTTGGCCTTGGTGCGTTTATCGGCGGAATTGTATTACTATGGGCAGCAACACTCCGTCTTCCCAATTTTGATGTGTTTGAGGAACGAAAAGTAGAACAATCAACAAAGATTTACGACCGAACAGGTGAAGTGCTCCTCTACGACTTGCATGAAAACGCACAACGAACAGTGATTCCCTTTGATTCAATTTCTCGACATATAAAAAATGCGACAGTTGCTATTGAAGACGCCGAATTCTATCAGCACCACGGTATTAAATGGAGTTCGTTTTTCCGAGCAGTTCTCGTTAACATTCTTTCATTGCAATACAGTCAAGGTGGTTCAACTATCACCCAACAAGTGGTAAAAAACTCTCTTCTTACTCAGGAAAAAACAATCTCGCGAAAAATAAAAGAGTGGGTACTCGCACTTAAGCTAGAAAAAAATCTTTCGAAAGATGAAATTCTTAACCTATATCTCAATGAAGCGCCCTACGGAGGAAGTTTGTACGGTGTTGAAGAAGCAAGTCAGGGCTTTTTTCATAAAAGTGCCAAGGATGTGACTCTCGCTGAAGCTGCCTATATTGCTGCACTACCACAAGCGCCGACATTCTATTCTCCATACGGCAACAATGTAGACAAACTCGAGAGCCGAAAAAATCTTGTGTTGAGTCGTATGCTCGAAGACAAATTTATTACTCAAGAAGAGTACGACGCGGCAAAAAAAGAGGTTGTTGCGTTCAAACCTCGACCAGAAAAAGGACTTCTTGCTCCTCACTTTGTATTTTATGTTCGCCAATACTTGGAACAAAAATATGGACAGACTGCACTTGAAGAAGATGGTCTACGTGTCATCACAACTCTTGATTACGAACTACAAGAACAAGCTGAAAAAATTGTAAAGGAAGGCGCGTTTGAAAACGAAGCAAAATTTAAAGCAGAAAATGCTGGACTTGTAGCAACTGACCCAAAAACAGGACAAATTCTTGTAATGGTTGGTTCGCGTGATTACTTTGACACAAAAATTGACGGTAATGTAAATATTGCAACCGCAAAACGACAGCCTGGTTCTGCGTTTAAACCGTTTGTGTATGCAACCGCATTTAAAAAGGGACTTACACCCGCAACGGTTCTCTTTGATCTTCCTACACAATTCTCAACATCGTGTTCTGTACAAAGCACTCAAAGTGCCTCTCCGTGTTATTACCCAGAAAACTACGATGGAAAGTATCGTGGACCAATGAGTATTCGTGACGCACTCGCACAATCGGTAAACATTCCAGCAGTTAAAGCTCTCTATATTGCCGGAATTTCTAATTCTATTAAAACCGCGCGCGATATGGGTATTTCAACTCTTACAGATGCATCGCGTTATGGACTTACCCTCGTTCTTGGAGGAGGAGAAGTTACACTCCTCGATCTCACAAGTGCCTACGGTGTTTTTGCAAACGAAGGCGTGCGCAACGAAACAACGGCTATTCTTAAAGTAGAAAAATCTGATGGAACTATCTTGGAAGAATTTACCGCACACCCTTCTCGTGTCCTTGATCAAAATATTGCACTGCAACTATCAGATGTCTTGTCTGACAACGTTGCTCGTACTCCCGCATTTGGTTCTGCGTCTGGGTTATATTTTCCAAGTACTGATGTTGCGGTAAAAACAGGAACAACGAACGATTATCGCGACGTGTGGATTATTGGATATACACCCAATATCTCTGTTGGTGCGTGGGGAGGAAATAATGACAACACCTCTATCGACAAAAAAGTTGCTGGTTTTGTTATTGCGCCACTCTGGCATCGTTTTATGGAAGTTGCTCTACAAAAATATCCTGATACCTCATTCCCTACTCCTACAGTATCAAAAACAACAAAACCAATTCTCAATGGAATTTGGCAAGGGGGTGTCGCTCATGAAATTGATTCACGAACCGGTGCAACCGCAACACAAAGCACACCTGACGTATTTCGTAAAACAGAAGTAGTACAAAATGTTCACTCTATTTTGTATTGGATAGACAAAGATGATCCAACAGGTCCTGTTCCAAGTAACCCTGGTTCTGACCCTCAATACGCATACTGGGAATATCCCATTCGATCATGGGCCGCACAACATGGATATGTATCTGGCGCAAAAACTATTGTTACTAGCCCCCTATCTTCTTCACAAACAAGCACTAATTCAACCTCTATAGGTATTTCAGGGCTCGCATCGTCGTATGAAAAAAATGACACTATTTCTCTTAAACTTACACTACCCGCTGACTACACAAATACAACCACCGACGTATTTATAGATTCTACTCAGTTGTCTGATGTTACTCGAGGGTCATATTCTCTTTCATTTCCTATTCAATTTCTTTCACCATCTGAAACAGTACACGCACTATATCTCGTCTTCTACAAAAAAGACGGTTCAAAAGTAGGTATCTCAAAAACATTTACCGTTAAGTAG
- the dnaN gene encoding DNA polymerase III subunit beta, protein MKILLQKEQLHTALLATERITGKNLSLPVLRCVLLVAEKKELVVRATNLDLGIEVHIPADVSEEGTVAVPADTFVTLLSTLSYEGPLTLSVIEDSVVLTTPKSTTRIATLSHEDFPRLPKISENNLFTIQAKDFVTGLKSVWWSASVSSIKPELSSVYLYPEGEHLVCVATDSFRLAEKKVNISKIEKLETLLIPLKNVTEIIRHLENYSGDVSVFGDVNQIGFMLGNVYITSRAVDGVFPDYKQIIPKAFETEMTLLKQDLGDALKHVKIFSGQFNKLMVMIDHAKKQCVVQTQNAESGESSISLDVAVTGPDIQMSFNYAYILDALQSIATDSVTLQFAGVGKPTQLRSVGDQSFVYIVMPMNR, encoded by the coding sequence ATGAAAATACTCCTACAAAAAGAACAACTACATACAGCTCTATTAGCTACAGAAAGAATCACTGGAAAAAATCTTTCTCTTCCTGTTCTTCGATGTGTTCTTCTTGTTGCGGAGAAAAAAGAACTGGTGGTGCGAGCTACAAATTTGGACCTTGGAATTGAAGTGCACATTCCTGCAGATGTTTCTGAGGAGGGAACGGTAGCTGTTCCAGCAGATACGTTTGTAACACTTCTTTCAACACTTTCGTATGAAGGACCACTCACACTTTCTGTTATTGAGGATTCTGTGGTACTCACGACGCCAAAAAGTACAACTCGTATCGCAACACTTTCTCATGAGGATTTTCCAAGACTGCCAAAAATATCTGAAAATAACCTTTTTACGATACAGGCAAAGGATTTTGTGACGGGTCTTAAAAGTGTGTGGTGGAGTGCGTCAGTTTCAAGTATTAAACCAGAGCTTTCAAGTGTGTACTTGTATCCTGAAGGAGAGCATCTCGTGTGTGTTGCAACAGATTCGTTTCGTCTTGCTGAAAAAAAAGTAAACATCTCAAAGATAGAAAAACTCGAAACACTACTTATTCCTCTTAAAAATGTAACAGAAATTATTCGTCACCTTGAAAATTATTCAGGAGACGTTTCAGTGTTTGGAGATGTAAATCAAATTGGGTTTATGCTTGGAAATGTGTATATAACATCACGTGCTGTTGATGGAGTATTTCCAGATTACAAACAAATTATTCCTAAAGCGTTTGAAACAGAGATGACATTACTCAAGCAAGATCTTGGAGATGCTCTCAAACACGTTAAAATCTTCTCAGGGCAATTTAATAAGCTTATGGTGATGATTGACCACGCAAAGAAGCAATGCGTTGTGCAAACGCAAAATGCAGAGTCTGGAGAGAGTAGTATTTCACTTGATGTAGCGGTTACTGGTCCAGATATTCAAATGAGTTTTAATTACGCATACATTCTTGATGCACTTCAATCAATAGCAACAGATTCAGTAACATTACAATTTGCAGGCGTCGGTAAACCGACACAACTACGTAGTGTCGGAGATCAATCGTTTGTGTACATTGTGATGCCAATGAATAGATAA
- a CDS encoding YidC/Oxa1 family membrane protein insertase — MSQGFFFTLITQPLYNGVVLLMHALPWADLGVIVIVFTIIVRFILFPLAQKALRTQMAMQEIQPAMDEVRTKFKNDSARQAQEMMQLYKTYNVNPFASIFFLFIQIPIIFGLYYMFVRTGLPQINPDFLYSFVSNPGPISTMFLGFLDVAQKSLPLAILAGIAQFFQAYFMKAPQVGSKQGFGADFAKSMSLQMKYVLPIVIVFISYALPASVALYWTTSNLFSIAQEKMIRRKIDMEKTHNG; from the coding sequence ATGTCACAAGGATTTTTCTTTACTCTTATTACGCAACCGCTCTATAACGGGGTTGTTCTTCTCATGCACGCGCTCCCGTGGGCTGATCTCGGCGTCATTGTTATTGTATTTACTATTATTGTTCGTTTTATTCTCTTTCCTCTTGCACAAAAAGCACTTCGTACACAAATGGCGATGCAGGAAATTCAACCGGCGATGGATGAAGTACGAACAAAATTTAAAAATGATTCGGCCCGACAAGCGCAGGAAATGATGCAGTTGTACAAAACATACAATGTAAATCCATTTGCAAGTATTTTCTTTTTGTTCATTCAAATCCCTATTATTTTTGGACTCTACTACATGTTTGTACGTACAGGATTACCCCAGATTAATCCAGACTTTTTGTATTCGTTTGTATCAAACCCAGGACCAATTTCAACAATGTTTCTAGGATTTCTTGATGTTGCACAAAAAAGTCTACCCCTCGCCATTCTTGCGGGTATTGCACAATTCTTTCAAGCGTACTTTATGAAGGCCCCTCAGGTTGGGTCAAAACAAGGATTTGGTGCTGATTTTGCAAAGAGTATGTCTTTACAAATGAAGTATGTACTTCCTATTGTTATTGTATTTATCTCGTATGCACTTCCTGCGAGTGTTGCTCTCTATTGGACAACGAGTAACCTTTTTTCAATTGCACAAGAAAAAATGATACGAAGAAAAATAGATATGGAAAAAACACACAACGGGTAA
- the rpmH gene encoding 50S ribosomal protein L34, which yields MKRKYQPKKRKRSMTHGFRVRMRTSTGRRMIKRRRTKGRKKISA from the coding sequence ATGAAACGAAAATATCAACCAAAAAAACGAAAGCGATCAATGACACACGGATTTCGTGTTCGTATGCGAACATCAACAGGCCGACGAATGATCAAGCGTCGTCGCACAAAAGGACGAAAGAAGATCTCCGCATAA
- the dnaA gene encoding chromosomal replication initiator protein DnaA — MTSISPTDTKTLWRDVLGIIELTVSKAVFRTWFKDTHIVKIEDGVVFVGVPNLFAKDWVSEKHHKTILKCLRDISDTIRSVEYIISTKAPSDTKIQSYIQVSPTNPSDELPLKDLYINKTDNLNPRYTFDSFVVGSFNELAYAAAQAILERPGTRYNPFFVYGQTGHGKTHLIQALGNEIHKKFPDKKVYYVTSERFAQDLVNSIQTNTTSSFKEKYRKFDVLIMDDVQFLSNKEKTQEELFHLFNEIYDKNGQIIFSSDRHPNYIQSIADRLKSRFNAGMTVDIPAPDSESRMAIVKTKAAENNIVLSDEIVSYLSNSMEGNIREIEGALNSIMCQILLKKRDLNIQEIKDVVKNNIKPKKLVAVKDVVKIVAGFYNLDEESIYKKSRKKEVVKPRQVIMYILREDFSLPYPTIGQKLGGRDHTTVIHSYEKIKDELKTDHQLEQEITQLRAML, encoded by the coding sequence ATGACTTCCATTTCACCAACAGACACAAAAACGCTATGGAGGGACGTTCTTGGAATAATCGAACTAACGGTCTCCAAAGCTGTGTTCCGAACATGGTTTAAAGATACACATATTGTCAAAATAGAGGATGGAGTGGTGTTTGTTGGAGTTCCAAACCTCTTTGCGAAAGATTGGGTGTCAGAAAAGCACCATAAAACAATACTTAAGTGCCTCCGAGACATTTCAGATACCATTCGATCTGTTGAATACATTATTTCAACAAAAGCCCCAAGTGATACAAAAATACAGTCATACATACAAGTTTCTCCCACAAACCCTTCCGATGAACTACCCCTCAAAGACCTCTATATCAATAAAACAGACAACCTAAACCCTCGATATACCTTCGACTCGTTTGTTGTTGGTTCGTTCAATGAGCTGGCCTATGCTGCCGCACAGGCCATTTTAGAACGACCAGGAACCCGCTATAACCCATTTTTTGTGTATGGACAGACAGGACACGGAAAAACACACCTTATTCAAGCTCTTGGAAATGAAATTCATAAAAAATTTCCTGATAAAAAAGTGTATTACGTAACATCTGAACGATTTGCACAAGACCTCGTAAACTCTATTCAAACAAATACCACGAGTTCTTTTAAAGAAAAATACAGAAAATTTGATGTACTCATCATGGATGACGTTCAGTTTCTTTCAAATAAAGAGAAAACCCAAGAGGAACTCTTCCATTTATTTAATGAAATCTATGATAAAAATGGTCAAATCATCTTTTCTTCAGATAGACACCCTAATTACATTCAAAGTATTGCAGACCGCCTCAAATCACGCTTTAACGCTGGTATGACGGTAGATATTCCTGCACCGGACTCTGAATCAAGAATGGCTATTGTTAAAACAAAGGCAGCAGAAAACAATATTGTATTATCAGATGAAATTGTTTCGTATCTTTCCAATTCTATGGAAGGAAACATTCGTGAAATTGAAGGGGCTCTCAACTCAATAATGTGCCAAATTCTCCTTAAAAAGAGAGACTTGAACATACAAGAAATAAAAGATGTTGTTAAAAATAATATTAAACCAAAAAAACTAGTTGCTGTGAAAGATGTAGTAAAGATTGTTGCTGGATTTTATAACCTTGACGAAGAGAGTATATATAAAAAGAGTCGTAAAAAAGAGGTGGTAAAGCCACGACAGGTGATTATGTACATTCTTCGTGAAGATTTTTCACTTCCATATCCAACTATTGGACAAAAACTTGGAGGACGGGATCACACAACAGTTATTCATTCCTATGAAAAAATTAAAGATGAATTAAAAACAGACCATCAATTAGAGCAAGAGATAACTCAGTTGCGTGCGATGTTATAA
- a CDS encoding ribonuclease P protein component produces the protein MLPKNKRLATQQFDTAFSAGQVIRTPHFLIRHHTSPLKNQWAVVIPKKHIRTAAARNTLRRQIYSAIEMLLKENKSFTGHYIVILTKKETLCIAEIYNEIHSAVTRRML, from the coding sequence ATGCTTCCAAAAAACAAACGACTCGCCACACAACAGTTTGATACAGCCTTTTCAGCTGGACAAGTTATTCGTACGCCACATTTTCTTATCCGACACCATACTTCCCCACTCAAAAACCAGTGGGCGGTTGTTATTCCTAAAAAACACATTCGCACGGCAGCTGCTCGAAACACACTTCGAAGACAAATATATTCTGCAATTGAAATGCTTCTAAAAGAAAATAAATCTTTTACGGGTCACTACATTGTTATTCTTACAAAAAAAGAAACGCTATGTATTGCAGAAATATATAATGAGATACATAGTGCAGTAACTAGACGCATGCTGTAA